The Anas acuta chromosome 7, bAnaAcu1.1, whole genome shotgun sequence genome has a window encoding:
- the BNIP3 gene encoding BCL2/adenovirus E1B 19 kDa protein-interacting protein 3, translated as MSRHSPQEDNLQGSWVELHFSSNGNGNGNGSTPTGHEQVPASISIHNGDMEKILLDAQHESGRSSSRESSHCDSPPRSQTPQDSHRALEIESHSSGEKNSFQSEEDFLERRKEVERLLKKNADWIWDWSSRPENIPPKEFLFKHPRRTATLSMRNTSVMKKGGIFSAEFLKVFLPSLLLSHLLAIGLGIYIGRRLTTTASSSTF; from the exons ATGTCCCGGCACAGCCCGCAGGAGGACAACCTGCAGG GTTCCTGGGTAGAGCTCCACTTCAGCAGCAATGGGAACGGCAACGGGAACGGCTCCACGCCGACGGGCCACGAACAAGTGCCGGCCTCCATCTCCATCCACAACGGCGACATGGAGAAAATCCTGCTGGATGCCCAGCACGAGTCGGGACGGAGCAGCTCGAGGGAAAGTTCGCATTGTGACAG CCCTCCTCGTTCCCAGACACCTCAAGACAGTCATAGAGCTTTGGAAATAGAGAGTCAcagcagtggagaaaaaaatagctttcag TCTGAAGAAGACTttctggaaaggaggaaagaagtagaaaggctcctgaagaaaaatgcagattgGATATGGGATTGGTCCAGCAGGCCAGAGAACATCCCGCCCAA GGAATTCCTGTTCAAACATCCCAGGCGCACAGCCACTCTCAGCATGAGAAACACCAGTGTAATGAAGAAAGGGGGCATATTCTCAGCAGAATTTTTGAAGGTTTTCCTTccatctctgcttctttctcaTTTGCTTGCTATTGGACTAGG GATTTACATTGGAAGACGCCTTACGACCACAGCTTCAAGCAGTACATTTTGA